Proteins co-encoded in one Malus domestica chromosome 09, GDT2T_hap1 genomic window:
- the LOC103444358 gene encoding potassium channel SKOR isoform X1: MSRRVEVDGHRETEDDHDDEEEEYEVQDLRERIKSSRGSQFDLIKNELGLGDGSSIWRRRFSRQSLIDGVRGLSKGLVIHPDNRWYRAWMKFILLWAVYSSFFTPFEFGFFRGLGERLFILDVVGQVAFLVDIVSQFFIAYRDSHTYRMVYKRNRIALRYLKSSFIVDLLGCMPWDNIYKACGRREEVRYLLLIRLCRVRKVTRFFHDLEKDIRINYLFTRIIKLIVVELYCTHTAACIFYYLATTLPASQEGYTWIGSLKLGDYSYSSFRDIDLWKRYTTSLYFAIVTMATVGYGDIHAVNLREMIFIMVYVSFDMILGAYLIGNMTALIVKGSKTEKFRDKMTDLIKYMNRNRLGKDLRNQIKGHLRLQYESTYTEAAVLQEIPASIRSKISQTLYFPYIESVPLFKGCSTEFINQIVIKLHEEFFLPGEVIMEPGNVVDQLYFVCHGVLEEVGIGEDGTEETLELLEPNSSFGEISILCNIPQLHTVRVCELCRLLRLDKQSFTSILDIYFYDGRKILNNLLEGKAPRMKQLESDITFHIGKQEAEFALKVNSAAYHGDLFQLKGLIRTGADPNKTDYDGRSPLHLAALKGHEDITLFLIQEGVDINIKDNFGNTPLLEAIKNGNDRVSSLLIQQGASLNIDNAGSFICTSIARGDADLLKRLLANGIDPNSKDYDHRTPLHVAASEGLYIMSKLLLEAGASVFSKDRWGNTPLDEGRMCGNKNLIKLLEEAKAAQLTELPYCAQEITDKMHPKKCTVYPFHPWENKEGRRPGIVLWVPSTIGELIRTAGEQLEFSSSGSGIILTEDAGKILDVDLINDGQKLYLVSETHFT, translated from the exons ATGTCGAGGAGAGTGGAGGTGGATGGCCACCGTGAGACGGAGGACGACCACGACGACGAGGAGGAAGAGTACGAGGTGCAGGATCTGAGAGAACGAATCAAATCGTCGCGCGGTAGCCAGTTCGATCTAATCAAGAACGAGTTAGGACTCGGCGACGGGTCTTCGATTTGGCGGCGGCGGTTCAGTCGTCAGAGCCTGATCGACGGCGTCAGAGGGCTCTCCAAAGGACTCGTCATTCATCCTGACAACCG GTGGTATCGGGCATGGATGAAATTCATACTTTTATGGGCAGTGTACTCGTCCTTCTTCACACCTTTCGAGTTCGGGTTTTTCAGGGGTTTGGGGGAGAGACTCTTTATACTGGATGTAGTAGGACAGGTAGCATTCCTTGTAGACATTGTTTCGCAGTTCTTCATCGCCTACCGAGACAGTCACACCTATCGAATGGTCTATAAGCGCAACCGGATTGCTCTACG GTACTTGAAATCGAGTTTTATCGTTGACTTGCTTGGCTGTATGCCTTGGGATAACATCTACAAG GCTTGTGGGAGGAGAGAGGAAGTGAGGTATCTCCTATTGATAAGGTTATGTCGGGTGCGCAAAGTCACTAGGTTCTTTCATGACCTAGAAAAGGATATTCGTATCAATTATCTGTTTACCAGGATTATAAAGCTTATTGTCGTTGAACTCTACTGCACACATACAGCGGCCTGCATATTCTACTATTTGGCCACCACCCTGCCTGCTTCACAAGAAGGGTACACATGGATTGGAAGTTTGAAGTTAGGTGACTATAGTTATTCAAGCTTCAGGGACATTGACTTATGGAAGCGCTACACAACTTCTTTGTATTTTGCCATTGTAACCATGGCCACTGTTG GTTATGGAGATATTCATGCAGTCAATCTGAGGGAAATGATATTCATAATGGTTTATGTATCTTTTGACATGATTCTTGGAGCGTATTTGATTGGTAACATGACAGCGTTAATTGTAAAAGGATCAAAGACAGAAAAGTTCAGGGACAAAATGACAGATCTCATCAAATATATGAACAGAAATAGACTTGGGAAGGATCTCCGTAATCAAATCAAAGGTCACTTGCGTTTACAATATGAGAGTACCTACACGGAGGCTGCTGTTCTCCAGGAAATTCCTGCTTCAATTCGCTCTAAG ATTTCACAAACTTTATATTTTCCATACATTGAAAGTGTTCCTCTCTTCAAGGGATGCTCGACAGAATTCATCAATCAGATT GTTATTAAACTGCATGAAGAATTTTTTCTCCCTGGAGAGGTGATCATGGAACCAGGAAACGTCGTGGATCAACTTTATTTCGTCTGTCATGGTGTGCTG GAGGAGGTGGGCATAGGGGAAGATGGAACAGAAGAAACTCTTGAGCTTTTGGAACCTAACAGCTCATTTGGAGAAATCTCCATTCTTTGCAACATTCCTCAACTTCATACAGTTAGGGTGTGTGAATTATGTAGACTTCTGCGACTTGATAAACAATCTTTTACAAGCATCCTTGACATATACTTTTATGACGGGCGGAAAATCTTGAACAACCTTTTAGAG GGTAAAGCACCTCGCATGAAACAACTAGAGTCAGACATTACATTTCATATTGGAAAGCAAGAAGCTGAGTTTGCTTTGAAGGTAAATAGTGCGGCTTACCACGGAGATCTATTTCAGCTAAAAGGTTTGATCCGAACTGGAGCTGATCCCAACAAGACAGATTATGATGGAAGGTCACCCTTG CATCTCGCTGCATTAAAGGGACATGAAGATATTACACTTTTCCTTATTCAGGAAGGAGTAGACATCAATATCAAAG ACAATTTTGGGAACACACCCTTACTTGAAGCCATCAAGAACGGGAATGATCGAGTTTCTTCTTTACTTATCCAACAAGGGGCCTCCTTGAACATAGACAATGCTGGTAGTTTTATATGTACATCCATTGCAAGGGGGGACGCAGATCTCCTTAAAAGGTTATTGGCAAATGGCATTGACCCGAATTCAAAAGATTATGATCACCGGACTCCACTTCATGTAGCTGCATCAGAAGGACTATATATAATGTCAAAGCTGCTGTTAGAAGCTGGGGCTAGCGTTTTCTCGAAGGACAG ATGGGGAAATACCCCACTAGATGAAGGTCGGATGTGTGGGAACAAGAATTTAATCAAACTGCTGGAAGAAGCAAAGGCAGCTCAGTTGACAGAATTACCTTACTGTGCTCAAGAAATCACAG ATAAAATGCACCCGAAGAAGTGCACGGTATACCCTTTCCACCCATgggaaaacaaagaaggaagaagaccTGGAATCGTGTTATGGGTCCCAAGTACCATTGGAGAGCTCATCAGAACAGCAGGAGAGCAACTGGAGTTTTCATCGAGTGGTTCCGGTATAATATTAACAGAAGATGCAGGTAAAATTCTTGATGTGGACTTGATAAATGATGGTCAGAAACTGTATTTGGTCAGTGAGACACATTTTACATAA
- the LOC103444358 gene encoding potassium channel SKOR isoform X3 translates to MSRRVEVDGHRETEDDHDDEEEEYEVQDLRERIKSSRGSQFDLIKNELGLGDGSSIWRRRFSRQSLIDGVRGLSKGLVIHPDNRWYRAWMKFILLWAVYSSFFTPFEFGFFRGLGERLFILDVVGQVAFLVDIVSQFFIAYRDSHTYRMVYKRNRIALRYLKSSFIVDLLGCMPWDNIYKACGRREEVRYLLLIRLCRVRKVTRFFHDLEKDIRINYLFTRIIKLIVVELYCTHTAACIFYYLATTLPASQEGYTWIGSLKLGDYSYSSFRDIDLWKRYTTSLYFAIVTMATVGYGDIHAVNLREMIFIMVYVSFDMILGAYLIGNMTALIVKGSKTEKFRDKMTDLIKYMNRNRLGKDLRNQIKGHLRLQYESTYTEAAVLQEIPASIRSKVIKLHEEFFLPGEVIMEPGNVVDQLYFVCHGVLEEVGIGEDGTEETLELLEPNSSFGEISILCNIPQLHTVRVCELCRLLRLDKQSFTSILDIYFYDGRKILNNLLEGKAPRMKQLESDITFHIGKQEAEFALKVNSAAYHGDLFQLKGLIRTGADPNKTDYDGRSPLHLAALKGHEDITLFLIQEGVDINIKDNFGNTPLLEAIKNGNDRVSSLLIQQGASLNIDNAGSFICTSIARGDADLLKRLLANGIDPNSKDYDHRTPLHVAASEGLYIMSKLLLEAGASVFSKDRWGNTPLDEGRMCGNKNLIKLLEEAKAAQLTELPYCAQEITDKMHPKKCTVYPFHPWENKEGRRPGIVLWVPSTIGELIRTAGEQLEFSSSGSGIILTEDAGKILDVDLINDGQKLYLVSETHFT, encoded by the exons ATGTCGAGGAGAGTGGAGGTGGATGGCCACCGTGAGACGGAGGACGACCACGACGACGAGGAGGAAGAGTACGAGGTGCAGGATCTGAGAGAACGAATCAAATCGTCGCGCGGTAGCCAGTTCGATCTAATCAAGAACGAGTTAGGACTCGGCGACGGGTCTTCGATTTGGCGGCGGCGGTTCAGTCGTCAGAGCCTGATCGACGGCGTCAGAGGGCTCTCCAAAGGACTCGTCATTCATCCTGACAACCG GTGGTATCGGGCATGGATGAAATTCATACTTTTATGGGCAGTGTACTCGTCCTTCTTCACACCTTTCGAGTTCGGGTTTTTCAGGGGTTTGGGGGAGAGACTCTTTATACTGGATGTAGTAGGACAGGTAGCATTCCTTGTAGACATTGTTTCGCAGTTCTTCATCGCCTACCGAGACAGTCACACCTATCGAATGGTCTATAAGCGCAACCGGATTGCTCTACG GTACTTGAAATCGAGTTTTATCGTTGACTTGCTTGGCTGTATGCCTTGGGATAACATCTACAAG GCTTGTGGGAGGAGAGAGGAAGTGAGGTATCTCCTATTGATAAGGTTATGTCGGGTGCGCAAAGTCACTAGGTTCTTTCATGACCTAGAAAAGGATATTCGTATCAATTATCTGTTTACCAGGATTATAAAGCTTATTGTCGTTGAACTCTACTGCACACATACAGCGGCCTGCATATTCTACTATTTGGCCACCACCCTGCCTGCTTCACAAGAAGGGTACACATGGATTGGAAGTTTGAAGTTAGGTGACTATAGTTATTCAAGCTTCAGGGACATTGACTTATGGAAGCGCTACACAACTTCTTTGTATTTTGCCATTGTAACCATGGCCACTGTTG GTTATGGAGATATTCATGCAGTCAATCTGAGGGAAATGATATTCATAATGGTTTATGTATCTTTTGACATGATTCTTGGAGCGTATTTGATTGGTAACATGACAGCGTTAATTGTAAAAGGATCAAAGACAGAAAAGTTCAGGGACAAAATGACAGATCTCATCAAATATATGAACAGAAATAGACTTGGGAAGGATCTCCGTAATCAAATCAAAGGTCACTTGCGTTTACAATATGAGAGTACCTACACGGAGGCTGCTGTTCTCCAGGAAATTCCTGCTTCAATTCGCTCTAAG GTTATTAAACTGCATGAAGAATTTTTTCTCCCTGGAGAGGTGATCATGGAACCAGGAAACGTCGTGGATCAACTTTATTTCGTCTGTCATGGTGTGCTG GAGGAGGTGGGCATAGGGGAAGATGGAACAGAAGAAACTCTTGAGCTTTTGGAACCTAACAGCTCATTTGGAGAAATCTCCATTCTTTGCAACATTCCTCAACTTCATACAGTTAGGGTGTGTGAATTATGTAGACTTCTGCGACTTGATAAACAATCTTTTACAAGCATCCTTGACATATACTTTTATGACGGGCGGAAAATCTTGAACAACCTTTTAGAG GGTAAAGCACCTCGCATGAAACAACTAGAGTCAGACATTACATTTCATATTGGAAAGCAAGAAGCTGAGTTTGCTTTGAAGGTAAATAGTGCGGCTTACCACGGAGATCTATTTCAGCTAAAAGGTTTGATCCGAACTGGAGCTGATCCCAACAAGACAGATTATGATGGAAGGTCACCCTTG CATCTCGCTGCATTAAAGGGACATGAAGATATTACACTTTTCCTTATTCAGGAAGGAGTAGACATCAATATCAAAG ACAATTTTGGGAACACACCCTTACTTGAAGCCATCAAGAACGGGAATGATCGAGTTTCTTCTTTACTTATCCAACAAGGGGCCTCCTTGAACATAGACAATGCTGGTAGTTTTATATGTACATCCATTGCAAGGGGGGACGCAGATCTCCTTAAAAGGTTATTGGCAAATGGCATTGACCCGAATTCAAAAGATTATGATCACCGGACTCCACTTCATGTAGCTGCATCAGAAGGACTATATATAATGTCAAAGCTGCTGTTAGAAGCTGGGGCTAGCGTTTTCTCGAAGGACAG ATGGGGAAATACCCCACTAGATGAAGGTCGGATGTGTGGGAACAAGAATTTAATCAAACTGCTGGAAGAAGCAAAGGCAGCTCAGTTGACAGAATTACCTTACTGTGCTCAAGAAATCACAG ATAAAATGCACCCGAAGAAGTGCACGGTATACCCTTTCCACCCATgggaaaacaaagaaggaagaagaccTGGAATCGTGTTATGGGTCCCAAGTACCATTGGAGAGCTCATCAGAACAGCAGGAGAGCAACTGGAGTTTTCATCGAGTGGTTCCGGTATAATATTAACAGAAGATGCAGGTAAAATTCTTGATGTGGACTTGATAAATGATGGTCAGAAACTGTATTTGGTCAGTGAGACACATTTTACATAA